The following coding sequences are from one Candidatus Aegiribacteria sp. window:
- a CDS encoding AAA family ATPase, which yields MSSIPLRGAMVGREHQLSRAVSFISSLEIENCNGILFFWAPPGIGKTRLVTEVKKAIPQREFVLIEGDSDAGSAPFPDFLENWFNLNPVVLPEDNLDAFSRIWEGLLMNLEMRSLKDIRMELEESRPYFEYLLGLSLDDDSIAFRLEPSQRAEKISLALVTFFDALAILDPIVLVLENVQWFSMEDILTCKRIIERTPGFPRAFIVTGRPDEDGAKPDFPDIASYVKTDTIFLDGLPERSIESFVEELGAGSPEKQLVEFLWDRAGGVPLFLEQAIDYLSETGSIEINGSELLLKIPVAETPVSIRDMFISRMLFMPDSVRKAAIAASVLGSSFRKSDIAAMLETESVDSDLMTGAEKRIFILDGYSCSFSHILFRDWISELSPIEELRELHLRAARILEKESDLYPSPSRMEKISDHYLFGGENKKAAFFIEQSAAAYTVNFENRAASRLYRKLIPMLDEPEKTRAELQLSDVYKNEGLLNEGIELLSGTLERIRDLQSIDTHLEALIKLRLGAYLGSSGKLKMAEEMLRDCLKVFEEYNDIENQAIVIRQLGSTVRSSGRIAESVHLVERSIEVARESGNPMLICASLYWSAITYRQIGDYKKMKKCTEEQVRIAEKTGIIKSIIGGYDNLMRIHIYNRDYDAAEKAYDKLIGLAEKTANWAALSTATSKLGIIHLRTGKWKIATECFRKCVSLSEKTGNLRAKCAALGNLAHASIEVEDFGAALKYSTELIDTASAIGFKSGLMSGYARMGYIFSLRGDYESALDCMQTQIEHAESLRDIRNLSDGWEAIADIQFKLNEIPDSIASIERAMKYSLKADDMLLYSSQLAYRGRILFMSGSKKEAEGYLEKALSLTEGREGRGKRVFRCRLYLKAIKVETHPGLSDEILEMVNKAPDAELKGEAYYCHWKLTGNSKSAGKAVHLLTESTGSRPHPVLQRLLDELVKNAG from the coding sequence ATGTCATCGATACCCCTTCGCGGAGCAATGGTAGGCCGGGAACATCAGCTGTCCCGGGCAGTTAGTTTTATCTCCAGCCTGGAGATTGAAAATTGCAACGGGATTCTGTTTTTCTGGGCTCCGCCGGGTATTGGCAAGACCAGGCTTGTTACTGAAGTAAAAAAAGCAATCCCTCAGCGGGAGTTTGTTTTAATAGAGGGTGATTCTGACGCTGGCTCCGCCCCCTTTCCGGATTTTCTCGAAAACTGGTTCAACCTTAATCCGGTAGTTCTGCCGGAAGACAATCTTGATGCATTCAGCAGAATCTGGGAAGGGCTCCTGATGAATCTGGAAATGAGATCGCTGAAGGATATACGGATGGAGCTGGAAGAATCCAGACCATACTTCGAATACCTTCTGGGACTTAGCCTGGATGATGATTCGATTGCGTTCAGATTGGAACCCTCCCAGAGAGCTGAGAAAATCAGCCTCGCTCTGGTGACCTTTTTCGACGCTCTTGCTATACTTGATCCTATAGTTTTAGTGCTGGAAAACGTGCAATGGTTTTCCATGGAGGATATACTCACATGCAAAAGGATTATTGAAAGAACTCCCGGCTTCCCCAGAGCGTTTATCGTAACCGGAAGACCTGATGAAGACGGAGCAAAGCCTGACTTTCCGGATATAGCTTCTTACGTTAAAACTGATACGATTTTTCTTGATGGACTGCCTGAGCGCAGCATAGAATCCTTCGTTGAGGAACTCGGAGCCGGGTCACCGGAAAAACAACTGGTTGAATTTCTCTGGGACAGGGCCGGCGGAGTTCCTCTCTTCCTCGAGCAGGCGATTGATTATCTAAGCGAAACTGGTTCGATTGAAATCAATGGCAGTGAATTACTTCTAAAGATTCCCGTCGCGGAAACACCTGTTTCAATCAGGGATATGTTCATCTCCCGCATGCTTTTCATGCCTGACTCGGTAAGAAAAGCGGCAATAGCTGCATCAGTTCTTGGAAGCAGTTTCAGAAAGTCCGATATAGCTGCAATGCTTGAGACAGAATCTGTGGATTCCGATTTGATGACAGGCGCAGAGAAGCGCATTTTTATTCTTGATGGATACTCCTGCTCCTTCTCGCATATTCTTTTCCGTGACTGGATAAGCGAGTTGTCACCAATTGAAGAACTCAGGGAGCTTCACCTGAGAGCCGCCCGCATTCTTGAGAAGGAATCCGATTTGTATCCTTCGCCTTCCAGAATGGAGAAAATATCCGACCACTACCTGTTCGGAGGGGAGAATAAGAAAGCCGCTTTTTTCATTGAACAATCGGCAGCCGCGTACACGGTCAATTTCGAAAATAGGGCTGCTTCAAGGCTGTACAGGAAATTGATACCGATGCTTGATGAACCGGAAAAAACCCGTGCGGAGCTGCAGCTGTCCGATGTGTACAAAAACGAAGGGCTTCTCAACGAGGGAATAGAACTGTTATCCGGCACTCTTGAGCGGATACGCGACCTTCAATCCATCGACACTCATCTCGAAGCGTTGATAAAACTCAGGCTTGGAGCGTATCTGGGCTCATCCGGGAAGCTGAAAATGGCAGAGGAGATGCTCCGGGACTGCCTGAAGGTTTTCGAAGAGTATAACGATATTGAGAACCAGGCTATTGTTATACGGCAGCTGGGTTCGACTGTGCGTTCTTCGGGAAGAATCGCTGAATCTGTACATCTTGTTGAGAGATCGATTGAAGTAGCCAGGGAATCGGGCAATCCCATGCTCATATGCGCGTCTCTTTACTGGTCCGCTATAACATACAGGCAGATAGGTGATTACAAGAAGATGAAAAAATGTACCGAGGAGCAGGTGAGAATTGCGGAAAAAACCGGTATCATCAAGAGCATCATTGGTGGATACGATAACCTTATGCGGATACATATTTACAATAGAGATTATGATGCCGCTGAGAAGGCATACGATAAGCTTATAGGTTTGGCGGAGAAAACCGCGAACTGGGCTGCTCTCAGTACGGCCACCAGCAAGCTGGGAATTATTCACCTTCGCACAGGCAAATGGAAAATCGCTACGGAATGCTTCAGAAAGTGTGTAAGCCTTTCGGAAAAAACGGGCAATCTCAGAGCGAAATGCGCTGCCCTCGGGAATCTCGCTCATGCATCAATTGAGGTGGAAGACTTCGGAGCAGCCCTGAAATACTCAACGGAACTCATCGATACAGCGTCCGCAATAGGTTTCAAGAGCGGGCTCATGTCCGGTTATGCAAGAATGGGGTACATTTTTTCCCTCCGCGGGGATTATGAATCTGCTCTTGATTGTATGCAAACTCAGATCGAACATGCAGAATCACTGCGGGATATCCGGAATCTCTCCGACGGCTGGGAAGCAATTGCCGATATTCAGTTCAAGCTGAATGAAATACCGGACTCTATCGCAAGTATTGAAAGGGCGATGAAGTATTCACTGAAAGCCGACGACATGCTTCTATACTCAAGCCAGCTGGCTTACAGGGGCAGAATTCTCTTCATGAGCGGCAGTAAGAAGGAAGCGGAGGGATACCTGGAGAAAGCGCTTTCTCTCACAGAGGGAAGGGAGGGGCGGGGAAAACGGGTTTTTCGCTGCAGGTTATATCTAAAGGCAATCAAAGTTGAAACACATCCGGGTCTTTCCGATGAGATACTGGAGATGGTGAACAAGGCTCCCGATGCTGAACTTAAGGGAGAAGCTTACTATTGCCACTGGAAACTTACCGGGAACAGTAAATCCGCCGGGAAAGCTGTTCATCTGCTTACAGAATCAACCGGTTCCCGTCCCCATCCGGTTCTCCAGAGACTTCTTGATGAACTGGTGAAAAACGCAGGTTGA
- the asnB gene encoding asparagine synthase (glutamine-hydrolyzing), which translates to MCGIAGIICLNSRLTETDIESGKKMTSILRHRGPDDQGFIHDENCFLGNTRLSIIDLSPQANLPMRNESGSVWLAYNGEITNFRLLREQFRLDEKYIFRTSSDTEVLLHLYEELGIECLDHLSGMFAFTLYDRIRKKAFIVRDFYGTRPLFWLTMNNRLYFSSEIKSFMQIPEFQPRVNEEAIFHYFSLAYIPGTLTAFQGVNELDGSHLIELDLDNPSDPSPREYYTIGFNPDYEMTMEEAEEGFYRAILGAVDRNLISDAPVGTTLSGGLDSSSILGLSRELGKGNELHSFSLKINEKSFDESSYQRAMAKYAGTIHHEIPVNPDDVKKNLVRQMAYMDEPIGDGSAIPFLLLSAEARKYVKVLLSGEGGDEISNAYETHMANHISRLYRKFVPSFIRTVNLKLAGMLPVSFNKLSLEFLAKRFTRGAELPAPEAHLYYRHVLDRSEKLDLMNSAENFPHTDTFFSELFNSLDYRDELDRLSQIDMKYFFIGDLMQKNDRMFMANSVEARFPFMDRKAVEFFTTIPSKYKIRGLTRRYIEKRAMKRVLPPVIHRRQNFGIELPYSIWFEDSLAQLGRDYFTRERIERTEILNCEHVRGLWTDHLARKRDNGRTLWCILNFMIWFEMFIYNSDFRDYM; encoded by the coding sequence ATGTGTGGAATCGCCGGAATAATCTGTCTGAATTCAAGACTGACTGAAACCGATATTGAATCAGGCAAAAAAATGACCTCCATTCTCCGCCATCGCGGGCCGGACGATCAGGGGTTTATCCATGACGAGAATTGTTTCCTGGGAAACACAAGATTAAGCATTATTGACCTGTCTCCACAGGCAAATCTTCCAATGCGTAACGAATCCGGCAGTGTCTGGCTTGCATACAACGGTGAGATCACTAATTTCAGATTGCTTCGCGAGCAGTTCCGGTTGGATGAGAAGTACATTTTCAGAACCTCTTCTGATACAGAAGTGCTGCTGCATCTTTACGAAGAACTTGGAATAGAGTGTCTTGACCACCTTTCAGGAATGTTTGCGTTCACCTTGTACGACAGAATCAGAAAAAAAGCCTTCATAGTCAGGGATTTTTATGGAACACGGCCGTTGTTCTGGCTAACAATGAACAACAGGCTATACTTCTCATCCGAGATCAAATCATTCATGCAGATCCCTGAATTCCAACCACGCGTGAATGAGGAGGCAATTTTCCATTACTTCTCTCTGGCCTACATTCCGGGAACACTGACAGCCTTCCAGGGAGTAAATGAGCTTGACGGATCACATCTTATTGAACTTGACCTTGATAATCCGTCTGATCCATCCCCCAGAGAGTACTACACTATAGGATTCAACCCGGACTACGAAATGACAATGGAAGAAGCGGAAGAGGGATTCTATCGGGCAATACTGGGAGCAGTCGACAGGAATCTTATCTCCGATGCGCCTGTAGGAACCACTCTTTCGGGAGGGCTGGACAGCAGTTCCATCCTTGGTCTTTCCCGCGAATTGGGCAAGGGTAACGAACTTCATTCCTTCTCTCTTAAAATAAACGAGAAGAGTTTTGATGAGTCTTCCTATCAAAGGGCTATGGCGAAGTATGCCGGCACTATTCACCACGAAATACCGGTTAATCCCGATGATGTGAAGAAGAACCTTGTTCGGCAGATGGCATACATGGATGAGCCAATCGGTGACGGTTCCGCAATACCTTTCCTGCTTCTATCCGCGGAAGCCCGGAAATATGTGAAGGTGCTTCTCTCCGGTGAGGGCGGTGATGAGATTTCAAACGCGTACGAAACACATATGGCCAATCACATCTCGCGTTTGTACAGAAAATTTGTTCCATCGTTCATACGTACGGTAAATCTGAAACTGGCGGGTATGCTGCCTGTATCGTTCAACAAACTGAGTCTTGAATTTCTCGCGAAACGGTTCACAAGAGGAGCCGAGCTTCCAGCCCCGGAAGCTCATCTTTACTACAGACATGTTCTTGACAGATCAGAGAAGCTTGATCTGATGAACTCGGCAGAGAACTTTCCTCACACTGACACGTTCTTCTCGGAACTGTTCAACTCACTTGATTATAGAGATGAGCTGGACAGACTATCGCAGATCGACATGAAATATTTCTTCATAGGAGACCTTATGCAGAAGAACGACAGGATGTTTATGGCCAATTCGGTGGAAGCAAGATTTCCATTCATGGACAGAAAAGCAGTTGAATTCTTCACCACGATTCCCTCGAAGTACAAGATCAGAGGACTGACAAGACGATACATTGAGAAAAGGGCTATGAAAAGAGTGCTGCCGCCGGTAATCCATCGAAGGCAGAACTTCGGCATAGAACTTCCTTATTCTATCTGGTTCGAAGATTCATTAGCTCAGCTCGGGCGTGATTATTTCACGCGGGAAAGAATTGAGCGAACAGAAATATTGAATTGCGAACATGTACGAGGTTTATGGACGGATCATCTTGCCAGAAAGCGTGATAACGGCAGAACTCTCTGGTGCATACTGAACTTCATGATCTGGTTTGAGATGTTCATATACAATTCTGATTTCAGGGACTACATGTAA